One window of the Streptomyces sp. ITFR-21 genome contains the following:
- a CDS encoding ATP-dependent DNA helicase UvrD2: MTATTHHSLFPAMPDSADAVLDGLDPEQRAVATALHGPVCVLAGAGTGKTRAITHRIAYGVRAGILQPSTVLAVTFTARAAGEMRGRLRQLGAGGVQARTFHSAALRQLQYFWPRAVGGELPRLVERKVQLVAEAGARCRIRLDRNELRDVTGEIEWCKVTQTVPEEYPAAAAKTGRDVPRDPAEVARIYTTYEQLKRDRGVIDFEDVLLLTVGVLQDRPDVADAVRSQYQHFVVDEYQDVSPLQQRLLDLWLGGRNNLCVVGDASQTIYSFTGATPDFLLGFRGRHPDATVVKLVRDYRSTPQVVGLANGLLGKARGQAAAHRLELVSQRESGPEPAYTEYADEPAEAEGAARRIKQLIDSGVRPSEIAVLYRINAQSEVYEQALADAGVPYQLRGAERFFERPEVREAGMLLRGAARASADPDDAGQTVPQQVRDVLSSRGWASEPPAGSGAVRDRWESLAALVRLSEDFAAARPAATLADFVGELDERANAQHAPTVEGVTLASLHAAKGLEWDAVFLVGLTEGTLPITYAKTDEQVEEERRLLYVGVTRARFHLTLSWALSRSPGGRGGRRPSRFLDGLRPGSAPRGARGTAAGGSGGAERGQGGGRKRRGPVQCRVCGRTLSEAGEIKLMRCEDCPSDLDEGLYERLRVWRGEQAKLLGQPAYCVFTDKTLLAIAEVQPSDQAELTSIAGVGARKLDKFGADVLALVAGAEPGAAAASGASGEAEDAQAGPPAEPAAAGLAAPAGSSEEEAEK, translated from the coding sequence GTGACTGCGACAACCCACCACTCGCTCTTCCCCGCGATGCCCGACTCCGCGGACGCGGTGCTCGACGGCCTGGACCCCGAGCAGCGCGCCGTCGCCACGGCCCTGCACGGGCCGGTGTGCGTGCTGGCCGGGGCCGGTACCGGCAAGACCCGGGCGATCACCCACCGGATCGCCTACGGGGTGCGCGCGGGGATACTGCAACCCTCCACCGTGCTCGCGGTGACCTTCACCGCGCGGGCGGCCGGGGAGATGCGCGGGCGGCTGCGGCAGCTCGGGGCGGGCGGGGTGCAGGCCCGCACCTTCCACTCCGCGGCGCTGCGCCAGCTCCAGTACTTCTGGCCGCGCGCCGTCGGCGGCGAGCTGCCCCGGCTGGTGGAGCGCAAGGTGCAGCTCGTCGCGGAGGCCGGGGCGCGCTGCCGGATCCGCCTGGACCGCAACGAACTCCGGGACGTCACCGGCGAGATCGAGTGGTGCAAGGTCACCCAGACCGTCCCCGAGGAGTACCCGGCCGCCGCCGCGAAGACCGGCCGGGACGTGCCCCGCGACCCCGCCGAGGTGGCCCGTATCTACACCACCTACGAGCAGCTCAAGCGCGACCGCGGGGTGATCGACTTCGAGGACGTGCTGCTGCTCACCGTCGGCGTGCTCCAGGACCGCCCCGACGTGGCCGACGCCGTCCGCTCCCAGTACCAGCACTTCGTGGTGGACGAGTACCAGGACGTCAGCCCGCTCCAGCAGCGGCTGCTGGACCTGTGGCTCGGCGGCCGCAACAACCTCTGCGTGGTCGGCGACGCCTCCCAGACCATCTACTCCTTCACCGGCGCCACCCCCGACTTCCTGCTCGGCTTCCGCGGCCGTCACCCGGACGCCACCGTCGTCAAGCTCGTCCGGGACTACCGCTCCACCCCCCAGGTGGTGGGCCTCGCCAACGGCCTGCTCGGCAAGGCCCGCGGCCAGGCCGCCGCCCACCGGCTCGAACTCGTCTCGCAGCGGGAGAGCGGACCCGAGCCCGCCTACACCGAGTACGCCGACGAGCCGGCGGAGGCCGAGGGCGCCGCCCGCCGGATCAAGCAGCTCATCGACTCCGGGGTGCGGCCCAGCGAGATCGCCGTCCTGTACCGGATCAACGCCCAGTCCGAGGTGTACGAGCAGGCGCTGGCCGACGCCGGGGTCCCCTACCAGCTGCGCGGCGCCGAGCGGTTCTTCGAACGGCCGGAGGTACGGGAGGCGGGCATGCTGCTGCGCGGCGCCGCCCGCGCCTCCGCCGACCCCGACGACGCCGGCCAGACCGTCCCGCAGCAGGTGCGGGACGTGCTCAGCTCGCGCGGCTGGGCCTCGGAACCGCCGGCCGGCTCCGGCGCGGTACGCGACCGGTGGGAATCGCTGGCCGCCCTGGTCCGGCTCTCGGAGGACTTCGCCGCCGCCCGGCCCGCCGCCACGCTCGCGGACTTCGTCGGCGAACTCGACGAGCGCGCCAACGCCCAGCACGCCCCGACCGTCGAAGGCGTCACCCTGGCATCGCTGCACGCCGCCAAGGGCCTGGAGTGGGACGCCGTCTTTCTCGTCGGCCTCACCGAGGGCACCTTGCCCATCACCTACGCCAAGACCGACGAGCAGGTCGAGGAGGAGCGCCGGCTGCTCTATGTGGGCGTCACCCGGGCCCGCTTCCACCTGACCCTGTCCTGGGCGCTGTCCCGCTCTCCCGGCGGGCGCGGCGGCAGGCGCCCCTCCCGCTTCCTGGACGGGCTGCGGCCCGGTTCGGCGCCCCGCGGCGCCCGCGGCACCGCGGCGGGCGGCAGCGGCGGTGCGGAGCGCGGCCAGGGCGGCGGCCGTAAGCGGCGCGGCCCGGTGCAGTGCCGCGTGTGCGGGCGCACGCTGTCGGAGGCCGGCGAGATCAAGCTGATGCGCTGCGAGGACTGCCCCTCCGACCTGGACGAGGGTCTTTACGAACGGCTGCGGGTCTGGCGGGGCGAACAGGCCAAACTGCTCGGGCAGCCCGCCTACTGCGTGTTCACCGACAAGACGCTGCTGGCCATCGCCGAGGTGCAGCCGTCGGACCAAGCGGAACTGACCTCCATCGCCGGTGTCGGCGCCCGCAAGCTCGACAAGTTCGGGGCGGACGTGCTGGCCCTGGTCGCGGGCGCCGAACCCGGCGCCGCTGCGGCCTCCGGAGCATCGGGTGAAGCGGAAGACGCGCAGGCCGGGCCCCCGGCGGAGCCCGCCGCGGCGGGTCTCGCGGCGCCCGCCGGATCCTCCGAAGAAGAAGCCGAAAAATAG
- a CDS encoding WhiB family transcriptional regulator, translating into MSHPPAQPPSETTLLPLTELDDEIERLGVPVPCRTYDPEVFFAESPADVEYAKSLCQTCPVREACLAGAKDRREPWGVWGGELFIQGVVVPRKRPRGRPRKNAVAA; encoded by the coding sequence CTGAGCCACCCTCCCGCCCAGCCTCCCTCGGAGACCACCTTGCTGCCCCTCACCGAACTCGACGACGAGATCGAGCGACTCGGCGTGCCCGTCCCGTGCCGGACCTACGACCCCGAGGTCTTCTTCGCGGAGTCCCCGGCCGACGTCGAGTACGCCAAGTCCCTTTGTCAGACCTGCCCGGTCCGCGAAGCCTGTCTCGCCGGTGCCAAGGACCGCCGCGAACCCTGGGGTGTCTGGGGCGGCGAGCTGTTCATCCAGGGTGTGGTCGTACCCCGCAAGCGGCCCCGCGGTCGCCCGCGCAAGAACGCGGTCGCGGCATGA
- a CDS encoding ABC1 kinase family protein, with the protein MSDLPRKAVTRTAKLAALPLGFAGRATLGLGKRLGGRPADEVATELQERTAEQLFKVLGELKGGAMKFGQALSVFEAALPEDVASPYRAALTKLQEAAPPLPARSVHKVLAERLGTDWRSLFTEFEDAPAAAASIGQVHRAVWSDGRRVAVKVQYPGAGAALLSDLAQLGRVARLFGPLVPGMDVKPLLAELRERVAEELDYGLEAEAQHTHAAEFADDPDIEVPDVVHQADQVLVTEWMDGVPLSEVISGGSKEMRDRAGQLLAHFLFAGPARTGLLHADPHPGNFRLLTDDGPASGWRLGVLDFGTVDRLPEGLPLPIGTTLRLALAGDAEQVYTLLREEGFVKPAIVLDADAVLDYLQPIIEPAGREEFTFERAWMRAQAARIADPRSPAHQLGKQLNLPPSYLLIHRVTLSTIGVLCQLGATVRLREELGEWLPGFAGGAGKSG; encoded by the coding sequence ATGTCTGATCTTCCGCGCAAGGCGGTGACCCGCACCGCGAAGCTTGCGGCGCTCCCTCTGGGATTCGCCGGGCGGGCCACGCTCGGGCTCGGCAAGCGCCTGGGCGGCCGGCCCGCCGACGAGGTCGCCACCGAGCTCCAGGAACGCACCGCCGAGCAGCTCTTCAAGGTGCTCGGTGAGCTCAAGGGCGGTGCGATGAAGTTCGGGCAGGCCCTGTCGGTCTTCGAGGCGGCGCTGCCGGAGGATGTCGCGAGCCCGTACCGGGCGGCGCTGACCAAGCTGCAGGAGGCGGCGCCGCCGCTGCCGGCCCGTTCGGTGCACAAGGTGCTGGCGGAGCGGCTGGGCACGGACTGGCGTTCGCTGTTCACCGAGTTCGAGGACGCCCCGGCGGCGGCCGCGTCGATCGGGCAGGTGCACCGGGCGGTGTGGAGCGACGGGCGACGGGTGGCGGTGAAGGTCCAGTACCCGGGGGCCGGGGCTGCGCTGCTGTCGGACCTGGCGCAGCTCGGCCGGGTGGCGCGGCTGTTCGGCCCGCTCGTTCCCGGGATGGACGTCAAGCCGCTGCTGGCGGAGTTGCGGGAGCGGGTCGCGGAGGAGCTGGACTACGGCCTGGAGGCCGAGGCCCAGCACACGCACGCGGCGGAGTTCGCCGACGACCCGGACATCGAGGTGCCGGACGTGGTGCACCAGGCGGACCAGGTGCTGGTCACCGAGTGGATGGACGGAGTGCCGCTGTCCGAGGTGATCTCGGGCGGCAGCAAGGAGATGCGGGACCGGGCGGGGCAGCTGCTGGCGCACTTCCTGTTCGCCGGGCCGGCCCGCACCGGGCTGCTGCACGCCGACCCGCACCCGGGCAACTTCCGGCTGCTGACCGACGACGGGCCGGCCTCGGGCTGGCGGCTGGGAGTGCTGGACTTCGGCACGGTGGACCGGTTGCCGGAGGGACTGCCGCTGCCCATCGGCACGACACTGCGGCTGGCGCTGGCCGGGGACGCGGAGCAGGTGTACACGCTGCTCCGCGAGGAGGGCTTCGTGAAGCCGGCCATCGTGCTGGACGCGGACGCGGTGCTGGACTATCTGCAGCCGATCATCGAGCCGGCCGGGCGCGAGGAGTTCACCTTCGAACGGGCGTGGATGCGGGCGCAGGCGGCCAGGATCGCGGACCCGCGCTCGCCCGCCCACCAGTTGGGCAAGCAGCTGAACTTGCCGCCGTCGTATCTGCTCATCCACCGGGTGACGCTGAGCACCATCGGGGTGCTGTGCCAGCTGGGCGCGACGGTCCGGCTGCGGGAGGAGCTGGGCGAGTGGCTGCCCGGTTTCGCGGGAGGCGCCGGGAAATCCGGCTGA
- a CDS encoding TOMM precursor leader peptide-binding protein, with product MRPMLKSALRRCWRDRESVQFGMDPAHAVVLEPVDGAAAGFLDLLDGTRGAVALTRDAGALGIGPDGVRRLLGLLADGGVLDDASSHAGLAAAMRHRAPALDRLRPDLAALSVVHPGPGGAAARIRHRRASRVRVHGAGRVGSALAAVLSAAGVGAVDLIDTGRVEPWDATPCGIPADHIGDRRDAAGRGAIRRAAPEPRGTPKGVPRTAGGRPRAPEPRRPCAAEPPGATVTVLAPRDGIDAYAPEVGEARRLVVAGVPHLYAGVLEGTGMVGPLVLPGRTGCGECLGLRLAAEDPAWPRMLAQLRSGRPPGVPACDIALATTVAGLAASHVLAYLDGRVPPSAGARVELSLGRLSSRVRPLPADARCGCGAGERHNGHVTDGK from the coding sequence ATGCGTCCGATGTTGAAGAGCGCGCTGCGGCGGTGCTGGCGGGACCGCGAAAGCGTGCAGTTCGGAATGGACCCCGCGCACGCGGTCGTGCTGGAACCGGTGGACGGCGCCGCGGCCGGTTTCCTCGACCTGCTCGACGGCACCCGCGGCGCGGTCGCCCTGACCCGGGACGCGGGCGCCCTCGGTATCGGGCCGGACGGGGTCAGGCGGCTGCTCGGCCTGCTCGCGGACGGCGGTGTGCTGGACGACGCGAGCAGTCACGCGGGGCTGGCCGCCGCCATGCGGCACCGCGCCCCGGCGCTGGACCGGCTCCGGCCCGACCTCGCCGCTCTTTCCGTCGTCCATCCCGGCCCGGGTGGCGCCGCCGCCCGGATACGGCACCGGCGGGCGTCCCGGGTGCGCGTCCACGGCGCCGGACGGGTGGGGTCCGCCCTGGCCGCCGTGCTGTCGGCGGCCGGCGTGGGTGCGGTGGACCTGATCGACACCGGCCGGGTGGAGCCCTGGGACGCCACCCCCTGCGGCATCCCGGCCGACCACATCGGCGACCGCCGGGACGCCGCCGGCCGCGGCGCGATCCGCCGGGCGGCGCCGGAGCCGCGCGGGACACCGAAGGGGGTGCCGCGCACGGCGGGTGGGAGGCCGCGGGCGCCGGAGCCGCGACGGCCGTGCGCGGCGGAACCGCCGGGCGCGACCGTCACCGTCCTGGCCCCGCGGGACGGCATCGACGCCTACGCGCCCGAGGTGGGTGAGGCCCGCCGACTGGTGGTGGCGGGGGTGCCGCACCTCTACGCGGGCGTGCTGGAGGGCACGGGCATGGTGGGCCCGCTGGTGCTGCCGGGGCGGACCGGGTGCGGTGAGTGCCTGGGGCTGCGGCTGGCGGCGGAGGATCCGGCGTGGCCGCGGATGCTGGCGCAGCTCCGATCGGGGCGGCCGCCGGGGGTGCCGGCCTGCGACATCGCGCTGGCCACGACGGTGGCGGGCCTGGCGGCGTCACACGTACTGGCGTATCTGGACGGGCGGGTGCCGCCGAGCGCGGGAGCGCGGGTCGAGCTGTCCCTGGGGCGGCTGTCGTCGCGGGTACGTCCCCTGCCGGCGGACGCGCGCTGCGGCTGCGGAGCCGGGGAGAGGCACAATGGCCACGTGACCGATGGGAAATGA
- a CDS encoding M48 metallopeptidase family protein, translating into MSADPAPDLASQPTRGLRRSGAGAVEVRRSARRRRTVSAYRDGDRTVVLIPARMSAAEEQRWVAVMLEKLAAQESRRMPGDDELAARAERLSEQYLHGRAVPDTVRWVTNQNSRWGSCTPAEASIRLSHRLRGMPEYVIDYVLLHELAHLLVPGHGPLFWKLLESYPRTERARGYLEGVDAVDRLPDPQRDLDGTRGE; encoded by the coding sequence GTGTCCGCCGATCCAGCGCCCGACCTCGCCAGTCAGCCCACCCGCGGCCTCCGGAGGAGTGGCGCCGGAGCCGTGGAGGTGCGCCGCAGCGCCCGTCGGCGCCGTACGGTCTCCGCCTACCGGGACGGCGACCGCACGGTCGTACTGATCCCGGCGCGGATGTCCGCAGCCGAGGAGCAGCGCTGGGTGGCGGTGATGCTGGAGAAGCTCGCCGCCCAGGAGAGCCGCCGGATGCCCGGCGACGACGAGCTGGCCGCGCGCGCCGAACGCCTGTCCGAGCAGTATCTGCACGGCCGGGCCGTCCCCGACACGGTGCGCTGGGTGACCAACCAGAACTCCCGCTGGGGCTCCTGCACCCCCGCCGAGGCCAGCATCCGCCTGTCGCACCGGCTGCGCGGCATGCCCGAATACGTCATCGACTACGTCCTCCTGCACGAGCTCGCCCACCTGCTGGTACCCGGCCACGGCCCGCTGTTCTGGAAGCTGCTGGAGAGCTATCCGCGCACCGAGCGGGCCCGCGGGTATCTGGAGGGCGTGGACGCGGTGGACCGGCTGCCCGATCCGCAGCGGGACCTGGACGGCACCCGGGGCGAATGA
- a CDS encoding TerD family protein encodes MAREFQRGHKAKISDLTSGTDLYIGVQIAGPGLTFDISCFGLDADEKLSDDRYFIFFNQPKSPEESIQLLGAQSGDTESFRVTLDRIPPAVRRLSFTATIDGDGRMAQVAPGYLRIVAGGQEVARYAFTGAEFSTERAVMLADIYLKDVWRFAAVGQGFDGGLAALLQNFGGEVAEEEPAPPQAAPGFAPPPGGPTPQPAPGFGPPPGAPAPAPAFGAPAPPPAPAPGFGAPAQGFAPPPGAPAPNVHQAPTMVAPVAPPGAPPFGQVPAPGAPPFGQVPPPTAPPGAPAGYGQPPGPGFGAAPAAPIPTRGAGLAAAMQKYKELPTGQRWALQNPKMVRADLSQGGGQPVLARQGSMILYQGKVDFSYKGAGFKGRVIGNMTGQEMQLMRCTGAGQVFYADNAAYLHPIELQGDAICVSAENVLAFDESLQHEVRRIEGHGIPGGALFTMQFQGTGTVIVKTHGTPVVLPVTPTTYADSNAVVAWSSAAQVIVSSQVRLRRTAYPGHSGETVNLQFRGAPGNFIIVQPYEV; translated from the coding sequence ATGGCCAGGGAATTCCAGCGTGGCCACAAGGCCAAGATCAGCGATCTCACGTCGGGCACGGACCTTTACATCGGCGTGCAGATCGCCGGCCCCGGTCTGACCTTCGACATCAGCTGCTTCGGACTCGACGCCGACGAAAAGCTCTCCGACGACCGGTACTTCATCTTCTTCAACCAGCCGAAGTCGCCGGAGGAGTCCATCCAGCTGCTCGGCGCGCAGTCCGGCGACACCGAGTCCTTCCGGGTCACCCTCGACCGCATCCCGCCCGCCGTGCGGCGGCTGTCGTTCACCGCGACCATCGACGGCGACGGCCGGATGGCGCAGGTGGCTCCCGGCTACCTGCGGATCGTCGCGGGCGGCCAGGAGGTCGCCCGGTACGCCTTCACCGGCGCCGAGTTCAGCACCGAGCGGGCCGTGATGCTCGCCGACATCTACCTCAAGGACGTGTGGCGGTTCGCCGCGGTCGGCCAGGGCTTCGACGGCGGACTCGCCGCGCTGCTGCAGAACTTCGGCGGCGAGGTCGCCGAGGAGGAGCCCGCTCCGCCGCAGGCCGCCCCCGGTTTCGCGCCCCCGCCCGGCGGCCCGACCCCGCAGCCGGCCCCCGGCTTCGGGCCGCCCCCCGGAGCGCCGGCCCCCGCGCCCGCCTTCGGCGCCCCGGCGCCCCCGCCCGCCCCGGCCCCCGGGTTCGGCGCCCCCGCTCAGGGCTTCGCCCCGCCGCCCGGCGCGCCCGCACCCAATGTGCACCAGGCGCCCACCATGGTCGCGCCCGTCGCCCCGCCGGGTGCACCCCCCTTCGGCCAGGTCCCGGCGCCCGGCGCGCCGCCGTTCGGCCAGGTCCCGCCGCCCACCGCCCCGCCCGGCGCACCCGCCGGATACGGTCAGCCGCCCGGCCCCGGCTTCGGCGCCGCACCGGCCGCCCCCATCCCCACCCGGGGCGCGGGCCTGGCCGCCGCCATGCAGAAGTACAAGGAACTGCCCACCGGCCAGCGCTGGGCACTGCAGAACCCGAAGATGGTCCGCGCCGACCTCAGCCAGGGCGGCGGCCAGCCCGTACTGGCCCGCCAGGGCTCCATGATCCTCTACCAGGGCAAGGTCGACTTCAGCTACAAGGGCGCCGGCTTCAAGGGCCGCGTCATCGGCAACATGACCGGCCAGGAGATGCAGCTGATGCGCTGCACCGGCGCCGGCCAGGTCTTCTACGCCGACAACGCCGCCTATCTGCACCCCATCGAGCTGCAGGGCGACGCCATCTGCGTCTCCGCCGAGAACGTCCTCGCCTTCGACGAGAGCCTCCAGCACGAGGTGCGCCGGATCGAGGGCCACGGCATCCCCGGCGGCGCCCTGTTCACCATGCAGTTCCAGGGCACCGGCACGGTGATCGTCAAGACCCACGGCACACCGGTCGTCCTGCCGGTCACCCCCACCACCTACGCCGACAGCAATGCCGTCGTCGCCTGGTCCTCCGCCGCACAGGTGATCGTCTCCAGCCAGGTGCGGCTGCGCCGGACCGCGTACCCCGGACACAGCGGCGAGACCGTGAACCTCCAGTTCCGCGGCGCGCCCGGCAACTTCATCATCGTCCAGCCCTACGAGGTGTGA
- a CDS encoding AIM24 family protein: MDQQMIAGHAPTPVTARMENHGSSMLKVAMQTGHDLYARSGSMVAYEGFVQYEPNPPAVRQMASAWLTGESTPIMKCSGDGLLYLADYGADVVVLNLNNESVSVNGTNLLAFDAHLTWGVERVKGLAKFAGQGLFNVGVSGAGWVAITSRGTPIVVDCGSGADETYVDPDALVAWSSGLKMKAKRSMKAGSLIGRGSGEAFQIAFSGQGFVVVQPSEDSTDRLRFRG; the protein is encoded by the coding sequence ATGGACCAGCAGATGATCGCGGGTCACGCACCCACACCGGTCACCGCCCGCATGGAGAACCACGGCTCCTCCATGCTCAAGGTCGCGATGCAGACCGGCCACGACCTGTACGCCCGCAGCGGCTCGATGGTCGCCTACGAGGGCTTCGTGCAGTACGAGCCCAACCCGCCCGCCGTACGGCAGATGGCGTCGGCGTGGCTCACCGGTGAGAGCACGCCCATCATGAAGTGCAGCGGCGACGGCCTGCTCTACCTGGCCGACTACGGCGCCGACGTGGTGGTGCTCAACCTCAACAACGAGTCGGTGTCCGTCAACGGCACCAACCTGCTCGCCTTCGACGCCCATCTGACCTGGGGCGTCGAGCGGGTCAAGGGCCTGGCCAAGTTCGCCGGACAGGGCCTGTTCAACGTCGGGGTGAGCGGCGCCGGCTGGGTCGCCATCACCTCCCGCGGCACCCCGATCGTGGTCGACTGCGGCTCCGGCGCCGACGAGACCTACGTCGACCCGGACGCGCTCGTCGCCTGGTCGTCGGGCCTGAAGATGAAGGCCAAGCGCAGCATGAAGGCCGGGTCGCTGATCGGGCGCGGCAGCGGCGAGGCGTTCCAGATCGCCTTCTCCGGACAGGGCTTCGTGGTCGTACAGCCGAGCGAGGACAGTACCGACCGGCTCCGGTTCCGGGGCTGA
- a CDS encoding AIM24 family protein, whose translation MQSPLFAYTEVQNQDHYSLQNSYLLRVRLDSNVGPDCLARKGSMVAYQGLVEFDGEWQPRHLRGARRMTGEGLDLMRCSGQGTVYLANLAQQIHILDCDHDGLTVDSAYVLALDSGLHYDVIAVDSQFGLSGTGQYNLNISGSGKVALMTSGKPLMMPVTPDKYVSCDADAVVAWSSSLRVQMQAQTSSSSVFRRRGNTGEGWELNFVGQGYVLVQPSELMPPQNMSLAGGLRAQYGLGGQGAHGQNPGNIWSNR comes from the coding sequence ATGCAGAGCCCGCTTTTCGCCTACACCGAGGTCCAGAACCAGGACCACTACAGCCTGCAGAACTCCTACCTGCTGCGGGTCCGGCTGGACAGCAACGTCGGCCCCGACTGCCTGGCCCGCAAGGGCTCGATGGTCGCCTACCAGGGCCTGGTCGAGTTCGACGGCGAGTGGCAGCCGCGCCACCTGCGCGGCGCCCGCCGGATGACCGGGGAGGGCCTGGACCTGATGCGCTGCTCCGGTCAGGGCACCGTCTACCTCGCCAACCTCGCCCAGCAGATCCACATCCTGGACTGCGACCACGACGGACTGACCGTGGACAGCGCCTACGTCCTCGCGCTCGACTCCGGGCTGCACTACGACGTCATCGCGGTGGACAGCCAGTTCGGCCTGTCCGGCACCGGCCAGTACAACCTCAACATCTCCGGCAGCGGCAAGGTCGCCCTGATGACCTCGGGCAAGCCGCTGATGATGCCGGTCACTCCGGACAAGTACGTGTCCTGCGACGCGGACGCGGTGGTCGCCTGGTCCAGCAGCCTGCGGGTCCAGATGCAGGCGCAGACCAGCAGCTCGTCGGTGTTCCGCCGGCGCGGCAACACCGGGGAGGGCTGGGAGCTGAACTTCGTCGGCCAGGGGTACGTCCTGGTCCAGCCCAGCGAGCTGATGCCACCGCAGAACATGTCACTCGCCGGTGGTCTGCGCGCTCAGTACGGTCTGGGCGGCCAAGGCGCCCACGGCCAGAACCCGGGCAACATCTGGTCCAACCGCTAG
- a CDS encoding NUDIX hydrolase: protein MSGLHADAVGVLDGWRAPDTGQEALRGAYLAHLAAHPDGMWKPCKAGHITGSVLVIDPPRERVLLTLHAKLRMWLQMGGHCEPEDAALSGAALREGAEESGIEGLRLLRPDPVRLDRHLTPCAWHLDVQYAALAPEGAVASISDESLDLRWFPYEKVHEVADGSVRALLDRTLTLLPS, encoded by the coding sequence GTGAGCGGTCTGCACGCGGACGCGGTGGGCGTCCTTGACGGCTGGCGCGCGCCCGACACAGGCCAGGAGGCCCTGCGCGGGGCGTATCTGGCGCACCTGGCCGCCCATCCCGACGGCATGTGGAAGCCCTGCAAGGCGGGGCACATCACCGGCAGCGTCCTGGTGATCGACCCGCCGCGGGAGCGGGTCCTGCTGACGCTGCACGCCAAGCTGCGGATGTGGCTCCAGATGGGCGGGCACTGCGAACCCGAGGACGCCGCCCTGTCCGGCGCCGCGCTGCGGGAGGGTGCCGAGGAGTCCGGTATCGAGGGGCTGCGGCTGCTGCGGCCGGACCCGGTCCGGCTCGACCGGCACCTGACGCCGTGCGCCTGGCACCTGGACGTGCAGTACGCGGCGCTGGCGCCCGAGGGCGCGGTGGCGTCGATCAGCGACGAGTCGCTGGACCTGCGCTGGTTCCCGTACGAGAAGGTCCACGAGGTCGCCGACGGCTCGGTGCGGGCGCTGCTGGACCGGACTTTGACGCTGCTCCCGTCGTAG